In Papaver somniferum cultivar HN1 chromosome 1, ASM357369v1, whole genome shotgun sequence, a genomic segment contains:
- the LOC113328128 gene encoding uncharacterized protein LOC113328128: protein MEVKIGGTCMDWSQHLPSQSPSSSSSSHTSFVSAISSTSAHRGNRKPQVAFELFIVLNLRGEHLLISSLELNRSRVRNLEAAILEDLLVIQMNSLMMDLPERFKNWPLKLNIVGDNEDAKLGREHSAVSKDIKGESSNYTTYNSSFDEELAKMGETINNLVQNSRPFPPLSMNCADYTSSIGIGPNPIGWEGGLSYMNPANIEMKASSVDIPLSLRILRRKNQWKEGFKEAGESACCSIKKAFSSMVFMLRQLHSYTLQMRELLYYEDLQGILARVHREMHDSFVWLFQQIFSHTPTLMVSVMILMANFTVHSMAQNAAIAAYPSLESHSAITEIVSTVTEDQNQPQDHQDKSALDTSSSGKTTFLGGNKGGDGNVRSITGSGADGGDGGFHGFSSISHHNMAPDEISKMASLGNPSTSSTDQEVNWLEPDINQNGLREDEMTLWNSVVKEASQMQQSRDSILDHETMRSFVSPVKVETDSDLTNGKFLKTELMYQKALLQEPHNALLLANYAKFLHLVVHNHDRAEEYFKRAADIEPVDAELLSHYATFLWTVKKDIGAAEERYLEAIEADPGNMFHASSYAIFLWNTGGVDTCFPLGSLDENET, encoded by the exons ATGGAAGTAAAGATTGGTGGAACATGTATGGATTGGTCACAACATTTACCATCACAATCTCCATCTTCTAGTTCTTCTTCACATACATCATTTGTTTCTGCGATTTCATCTACTTCTGCGCATAGGGGAAATCGGAAACCTCAGGTTGCTTTCGAATTGTTCATAGTCCTCAATCTTCGCGGAGAACATCTATTAATAAGCTCTCTCGAACTCAATCGTTCCAGAGTCCGGAATCTAGAGGCAGCAATCTTAGAAGATCTGTTAGTAATTCAGATGAATTCTTTGATGATGGATTTACCAGAGAGATTCAAGAATTGGCCCCTTAAATTGAATATAGTGGGTGATAATGAAGATGCAAAGTTGGGTAGAGAGCATTCTGCGGTTTCCAAAGATATCAAAGGTGAAAGTAGTAATTACACTACTTATAATAGCAGCTTTGATGAAGAACTTGCAAAGATGGGTGAAACTATTAATAATCTTGTTCAGAACAGCAGGCCATTTCCACCTTTGAGTATGAATTGTGCGGATTATACTTCGTCTATTGGAATTGGGCCTAATCCAATCGGTTGGGAAGGAGGTTTAAGCTATATGAATCCTGCCAACATTGAGATGAAGGCGAGTAGTGTTGATATTCCTTTATCTCTTCGGATTCTAAGGAGAAAGAATCAGTGGAAAGAAGGTTTTAAAGAAGCTGGGGAGTCGGCTTGTTGCTCAATAAAGAAAGCGTTCTCTTCGATGGTGTTTATGCTTCGACAGCTTCATAGTTACACATTACAAATGAGAGAGTTGTTATACTATGAGGATCTTCAAGGCATTCTAGCTCGAGTACATAGGGAAATGCATGACTCATTTGTTTGGTTATTTCAACAGATCTTTTCGCACACACCAACCCTCATGGTCTCTGTTATGATCCTTATGGCAAATTTTACTGTACATTCAATGGCACAAAATGCTGCAATTGCAGCTTATCCGAGTTTGGAGTCTCACTCAGCAATCACAGAGATTGTATCTACTGTGACTGAAGATCAAAATCAGCCTCAGGATCATCAGGACAAGTCAGCATTAGATACGTCTTCAAGTGGGAAGACTACTTTTCTTGGAGGAAATAAAGGAGGTGATGGTAATGTTAGATCAATTACAGGTAGTGGGGccgatggtggtgatggcggattCCATGGGTTCTCATCAATTAGCCACCACAACATGGCTCCTGATGAGATTTCAAAGATGGCGTCTCTTGGGAATCCATCGACTTCGTCCACAGATCAAGAGGTAAATTGGTTGGAACCGGATATAAATCAAAATGGGTTGAGAGAGGATGAGATGACGCTGTGGAATTCAGTAGTTAAAGAAGCTTCTCAAATGCAACAATCTAGGGATTCTATTCTTGATCACGAGACTATGAGAAGTTTTGTGTCGCCAGTAAAGGTGGAAACTGATTCTGATTTAACCAATGGTAAGTTCTTAAAAACGGAGCTTATGTACCAGAAAGCTCTTTTACAAGAGCCTCACAATGCCCTTCTTCTTGCCAATTATGCTAAGTTCCTGCACCTCGTTGTCCATAACCATGACAG AGCCGAGGAGTATTTCAAGAGAGCAGCTGATATAGAGCCAGTTGATGCAGAATTGTTAAGTCATTATGCGACTTTCTTGTGGACAGTAAAGAAAGATATTGGGGCAGCCGAGGAAAGATATTTGGAGGCAATTGAGGCAGATCCGGGCAATATGTTCCATGCAAGTTCCTACGCGATTTTTTTGTGGAATACAGGTGGAGTGGACACTTGCTTCCCCCTCGGATCTCTCGACGAAAATGAAACTTga